One Deltaproteobacteria bacterium genomic window, CCTGATCAGGACTCGGACCCAAAAGAAATGGTTGATGGATAGGAGTCTCGGAGTCGATCTCACCACAGGCAGCATACCCCGGCATCTGCTCAGCTTTTCCCTTCCCATGCTGGCCGGCAACCTCCTCCACATAGGTCAAAACACCATTAACACCATATGGGTGGGCCACCTGGTGGGAGAAAATGCGGTAGGGGCTGTGGGTGTCAGTTTTCCCGTGATCTTCATCCTTATCGGCTTTGCTTTGGGTATGTCCATGGCCACCACCATCCTCGTATCCCAGTATTACGGGGCTAAAGACCTGTCCAAAGTGAATCAGGTCATTAACAGCTCCTTTTCTCTGGCCCTCATTCTGGGTGCCGTTTTGTCTGTAGTTGCCGTGATGTCCGCCGATTCCATTCTCAGGTTCATGAAGACCCCATCTGAAAATTTCGCTATGGCCTCGAGCTATCTGAAAATCACCCTCAGTGGTTTCATAATCTTCTATGTCGCCTTTATCATCAACTCCGCCCTGCGGGGGATAGGCGATACAATGACCCCGCTCTTATTTATGGCCGTGGCCATAGGCCT contains:
- a CDS encoding MATE family efflux transporter, whose translation is MDRSLGVDLTTGSIPRHLLSFSLPMLAGNLLHIGQNTINTIWVGHLVGENAVGAVGVSFPVIFILIGFALGMSMATTILVSQYYGAKDLSKVNQVINSSFSLALILGAVLSVVAVMSADSILRFMKTPSENFAMASSYLKITLSGFIIFYVAFIINSALRGIGDTMTPLLFMAVAIGLNAILDPFFIGGFGPFPHFGLKGAAWATVVSQTMGFGTAIVYLNRKNHLGMHRNDAQRDSEPDVCRRHFIPDEWFSRNGFEGR